In Candidatus Sedimenticola sp. (ex Thyasira tokunagai), the following proteins share a genomic window:
- the ileS gene encoding isoleucine--tRNA ligase, with product MAEYKSTLNLPKTAFPMKGNLANREPLMLKQWEEMDLYKKIREACAGRPKFILHDGPPYANGEIHIGHAVNKILKDIIVKSRTVDGFDAPYVPGWDCHGLPIELQVEKKVGKPGHKVSAAEFRVACRKYAAKQVDKQRVDFKRLGVTGDWDNPYLTMDYKTEANIIRALGRIVDNGHIHKGSKPVHWCTDCGSALAEAEVEYKDKESFTIDVRFKVLDDEALMARCHSVPEGHGSGPLSMVIWTTTPWTLPANQAVCLNPSLDYAVVQADGPQGKERLLVAEGLLKETMDRWGIEHYNVIAYGRGDAFEGLKLQHCFYDREVPVILGEHVTLEAGTGAVHTAPGHGLDDYIVGQRYGLPVDNPVGGNGCFVEGTELFAGEHVFTANEKVIEVLKAHGVLVHEARVAHSYPHCWRHKTPIIFRATPQWFISMEQQGLRETAMEEIAKVEFTPDWGRARIEGMVEGRPDWCISRQRTWGVPIALFFNKVSGELHPETPRLVEEVAKRVEEEGIEAWFALEVKDLLGDEADQYDKVQDTLDVWFDSGVTHHSVLREREDLHFPAELYLEGSDQHRGWFQSSLLTSVAINNCAPYAGVLTHGFTVDAKGHKMSKSVGNVVSPQKVMNVLGADVIRLWVAATDYSGEMTVSDEILKRTSDAYRRIRNTNRFLLANLNGFDPATDCVTPDEMVELDRWAVDRALQLQEEIQEAYKSYQFHLIYQKLHNFCGSEMGGFYLDIIKDRQYTTPENSLVRRSCQTAVYHIIEAMARWMAPILSFTAEEIWLQIPGERSETIFTETWYEGLFALDEGDSFDRDFWVQMMAVRASVAKQLEVLRKEGTIGSSLDAEVDLYCDDAQRAMLEKLGEELRFVLITSYARLHPMSEKPAAAVETDVAGISLVAVTSAQTKCVRCWHHREDIGGNDAHPELCDRCVENVEGAGESRQFA from the coding sequence GTGGCTGAATATAAAAGTACCTTGAATCTCCCCAAGACCGCTTTCCCAATGAAAGGGAATCTGGCTAATCGTGAGCCGTTGATGCTGAAGCAGTGGGAAGAGATGGACCTCTACAAGAAGATTCGTGAGGCTTGTGCCGGTCGTCCGAAGTTTATTCTGCACGATGGACCTCCCTATGCCAACGGTGAGATTCATATCGGCCACGCCGTCAACAAAATACTCAAGGATATTATTGTCAAGAGTCGTACAGTGGACGGCTTCGATGCCCCCTACGTACCGGGCTGGGACTGTCACGGCCTGCCGATCGAGCTGCAGGTGGAGAAGAAGGTAGGCAAGCCGGGCCATAAGGTGAGTGCTGCCGAGTTCCGGGTCGCTTGCCGCAAATACGCAGCCAAACAGGTGGATAAACAGCGCGTAGATTTTAAACGCCTGGGTGTCACCGGCGACTGGGATAATCCCTATCTCACTATGGATTATAAGACTGAGGCCAACATCATCCGTGCCCTCGGTCGTATCGTCGATAACGGCCATATCCACAAGGGCTCAAAGCCGGTCCACTGGTGTACCGACTGCGGTTCTGCGTTGGCTGAAGCGGAAGTTGAGTATAAGGACAAGGAGTCCTTTACCATCGATGTCCGTTTCAAGGTGCTTGATGATGAGGCGTTGATGGCACGCTGTCACTCGGTGCCTGAGGGGCACGGCAGTGGTCCCCTCTCCATGGTGATCTGGACCACCACACCCTGGACTCTCCCCGCCAACCAGGCGGTGTGCCTCAATCCCTCTCTCGATTACGCCGTGGTGCAGGCGGACGGCCCCCAAGGTAAGGAGCGTCTGCTGGTGGCCGAGGGGCTGCTGAAGGAGACGATGGATCGTTGGGGCATCGAGCACTACAACGTCATCGCCTACGGTCGTGGTGACGCCTTCGAAGGGTTGAAACTGCAACACTGTTTCTACGACCGCGAAGTGCCGGTCATTCTTGGAGAGCACGTTACCCTCGAAGCGGGTACCGGTGCCGTCCACACAGCGCCCGGCCATGGTCTCGATGACTACATCGTCGGTCAGCGCTATGGCCTGCCGGTAGATAACCCGGTTGGTGGCAACGGCTGTTTTGTCGAAGGCACAGAGTTGTTCGCCGGTGAGCATGTATTTACCGCCAACGAGAAGGTTATCGAGGTTCTGAAGGCCCACGGTGTGTTGGTTCATGAGGCGCGTGTAGCACACAGCTATCCTCACTGCTGGCGCCATAAAACACCGATCATCTTCCGCGCCACGCCCCAATGGTTTATCAGCATGGAGCAGCAGGGGCTGCGCGAGACAGCAATGGAGGAGATCGCCAAGGTTGAGTTTACCCCGGACTGGGGTCGTGCCCGTATTGAGGGCATGGTGGAGGGGCGCCCTGACTGGTGTATCTCCCGTCAACGTACCTGGGGTGTACCTATAGCACTCTTTTTCAATAAGGTTAGCGGTGAACTCCATCCCGAGACCCCCCGCCTTGTCGAGGAGGTGGCCAAGCGGGTCGAGGAAGAGGGCATAGAGGCCTGGTTTGCTCTGGAAGTGAAGGATCTGTTAGGTGACGAGGCTGATCAGTACGACAAGGTGCAGGATACCCTCGATGTCTGGTTCGATTCGGGGGTGACTCACCACTCCGTCCTCAGGGAGCGTGAAGATCTACATTTTCCGGCAGAGCTCTATCTGGAGGGTTCAGACCAGCACCGCGGCTGGTTCCAATCCTCCCTGCTGACTTCGGTGGCGATCAACAACTGCGCTCCCTATGCCGGGGTGTTGACCCATGGCTTTACCGTCGATGCCAAGGGACACAAGATGTCCAAATCGGTGGGTAATGTGGTGAGCCCGCAGAAGGTGATGAATGTGCTTGGAGCTGATGTCATCCGTCTATGGGTGGCAGCCACCGACTACAGCGGGGAGATGACTGTCTCTGACGAGATTCTCAAGCGCACCTCCGATGCCTATCGCCGCATCCGCAATACCAATCGTTTCCTGTTGGCCAATCTCAACGGCTTTGATCCCGCTACCGATTGCGTGACGCCTGATGAGATGGTCGAGCTTGATCGCTGGGCGGTGGACCGTGCCCTGCAGTTGCAGGAAGAGATACAGGAGGCCTACAAGAGTTACCAGTTTCACCTGATCTACCAGAAGCTCCACAACTTCTGTGGCTCGGAGATGGGTGGTTTCTATCTCGATATTATTAAGGATCGGCAATACACCACGCCGGAGAATAGTCTGGTGCGTCGTTCCTGTCAGACCGCGGTCTACCATATCATCGAAGCGATGGCTCGCTGGATGGCGCCGATTCTCAGTTTTACCGCCGAAGAGATCTGGCTGCAGATACCGGGTGAGCGCAGTGAGACCATCTTTACCGAGACCTGGTACGAGGGGCTGTTTGCCCTGGATGAGGGTGACAGTTTTGATCGTGATTTCTGGGTCCAGATGATGGCGGTACGCGCATCGGTTGCCAAACAGTTGGAGGTACTGCGCAAGGAGGGGACTATCGGTTCCTCTCTGGATGCGGAGGTCGATCTCTACTGTGATGATGCACAGAGGGCGATGCTGGAAAAACTCGGTGAGGAGTTGCGTTTTGTGCTGATCACCTCCTATGCCCGCCTGCATCCGATGAGCGAGAAACCTGCAGCCGCGGTAGAGACAGACGTCGCCGGCATTAGTCTGGTGGCGGTCACGTCAGCACAGACCAAGTGTGTCCGTTGCTGGCACCACCGTGAGGATATCGGTGGTAACGATGCCCATCCCGAGCTCTGTGACCGCTGTGTTGAGAATGTTGAAGGTGCTGGTGAGAGCCGGCAGTTTGCCTAG
- the ribF gene encoding bifunctional riboflavin kinase/FAD synthetase gives MQVIRGLHNLRPRHRGCVATIGNFDGVHLGHQAVFAHLREKGVELGLPTTVITFEPQPLEFFAPDRAPARLTRMREKLQALKDSGIDRTVLLEFGQKLAAMPAPVFVQELLVEGLDIRYLFVGDDFRFGRGREGDIGLLRRVGDQHGFGVENMNTFAVGEERVSSTRIREALAQGDLEQAEHNLGRPYRICGRIAHGDARGRTIGFPTANVDLHRKVSPLRGVYAVKVLGLEEGSLPGVANIGNRPTVEGDDRYLLEVHLFDFSRMIYGEHVQVEFRKKLRDEKRFDSFEQLRQQIEQDADAARQFFTI, from the coding sequence ATGCAGGTCATCCGCGGTCTCCACAATTTGCGCCCCCGACACCGGGGCTGCGTTGCCACTATTGGCAACTTCGATGGTGTGCACCTTGGCCATCAGGCGGTATTTGCTCACCTGCGTGAGAAGGGGGTGGAACTCGGCTTGCCGACAACGGTAATCACCTTTGAGCCCCAGCCGCTGGAGTTTTTTGCGCCTGATCGTGCACCTGCCCGGCTCACCCGCATGCGTGAGAAGCTTCAGGCGCTTAAGGATTCAGGGATAGATCGTACCGTGCTGCTGGAGTTTGGCCAAAAATTGGCGGCGATGCCGGCACCTGTCTTTGTCCAGGAGTTGCTGGTTGAAGGGCTTGATATCCGTTACCTTTTTGTCGGCGATGACTTCCGGTTTGGCCGTGGTCGTGAGGGTGATATCGGGCTGCTGCGCAGAGTTGGCGATCAGCACGGCTTTGGCGTCGAGAATATGAATACCTTTGCCGTTGGCGAAGAGCGGGTGAGCAGTACCCGCATCCGTGAGGCTTTGGCTCAAGGTGATCTGGAGCAGGCTGAGCACAATCTCGGGCGGCCCTATCGGATCTGTGGGCGGATCGCCCACGGTGATGCCCGTGGACGCACCATCGGCTTCCCCACTGCCAATGTGGATCTTCACCGTAAAGTGAGTCCATTGCGCGGTGTCTATGCCGTCAAAGTTCTGGGCCTTGAAGAGGGTTCGCTGCCGGGGGTGGCCAATATTGGTAACCGGCCGACGGTGGAGGGGGATGACCGCTATCTCCTGGAGGTGCACCTGTTCGATTTTTCGCGCATGATCTACGGAGAGCATGTGCAGGTGGAGTTCCGTAAGAAGCTGCGGGATGAGAAGCGCTTCGATTCCTTTGAGCAGCTGCGTCAGCAGATTGAGCAGGATGCTGACGCAGCACGACAATTTTTTACCATTTAA
- the murJ gene encoding murein biosynthesis integral membrane protein MurJ, with protein MLSRVLGFIRDLVLAHTFGASAGTDAFFVAFKIPNFLRRLFAEGAFSVAFVPVLTEYKEKRSFEELKLFVDRVAGTLGAALLLVTLVGVVGAPLLVMLFAPGFIGDGGKLALAADMLRLTFPYLFFISLTAFAGGILNTHNRFGVPAFTPVLLNVILISCALWLSPQMERPVVALAWGVLFAGVAQFLFQLPFLHQIGLAPRFRLAPKDEGVRRIGRLMLPALFGVSVTQLNLLLDTLIASFLVTGSISWLYYSDRLMEFPLGILGVGLATVILPHLSKKHATESPEGFSHTIDWALRWVLLLGLPASVGLLLLAGPMIATLFQSDVFTATDVAMSQRSLMAYSLGLVPFILIKVLAPGYYARQDTRTPVKIAVIAMASNMLLNIILVFPLAHAGLALATTLSACLNAFLLYRGLRRELVYVPADGWPLLILRGAFASIVMGAVLFWGGGDLDSWVSMETWERVMRLFELILAGGAAYFVVLFVVGIRLRHFRGSGVG; from the coding sequence ATGCTTTCGCGGGTGCTCGGCTTTATCCGTGATCTGGTGCTGGCCCACACCTTCGGTGCCAGTGCCGGAACCGATGCCTTTTTTGTCGCCTTCAAGATTCCCAACTTCCTCCGTCGCCTGTTTGCCGAGGGGGCGTTCTCCGTCGCTTTTGTACCGGTACTTACCGAGTATAAAGAGAAGCGGAGCTTCGAAGAGCTGAAACTGTTTGTCGATCGTGTGGCCGGTACCCTGGGTGCTGCACTGTTGCTGGTCACTCTGGTGGGGGTGGTGGGGGCACCACTGCTGGTGATGCTCTTTGCCCCCGGTTTTATCGGTGATGGTGGCAAGTTGGCGCTGGCGGCGGATATGCTGCGGCTCACCTTTCCCTATCTCTTTTTTATCTCCCTTACCGCCTTTGCCGGCGGTATCCTAAATACACACAACCGTTTTGGTGTGCCGGCATTCACCCCGGTGCTGCTTAATGTCATCCTTATCAGCTGTGCCCTCTGGCTATCACCGCAGATGGAGCGACCGGTAGTTGCTCTCGCCTGGGGCGTGCTATTTGCCGGTGTTGCCCAGTTTCTCTTTCAGTTACCGTTTCTGCACCAGATTGGCCTGGCACCTCGTTTTCGCCTCGCCCCCAAAGATGAGGGGGTGCGCCGCATCGGTAGACTGATGTTACCGGCCCTTTTCGGCGTCTCGGTGACGCAACTTAATCTGCTGCTGGATACTCTTATCGCCTCTTTCCTGGTGACCGGCAGTATCTCCTGGCTCTACTATTCAGACCGTCTAATGGAGTTTCCTCTGGGAATTCTAGGGGTCGGTCTGGCAACAGTGATTTTGCCTCACCTGTCGAAAAAACACGCCACCGAATCACCAGAAGGTTTTTCTCATACCATTGATTGGGCTTTGCGTTGGGTCTTGCTGCTGGGTTTGCCGGCATCAGTGGGGCTGCTGTTGCTGGCGGGGCCGATGATCGCCACCCTCTTTCAATCCGACGTTTTCACCGCCACCGATGTGGCGATGTCCCAGCGTAGCCTGATGGCATACTCACTGGGATTGGTGCCGTTTATCCTGATCAAGGTGCTGGCCCCTGGCTACTACGCCCGCCAGGACACGCGTACACCGGTGAAGATTGCGGTGATCGCCATGGCCAGTAATATGCTGCTCAATATCATTCTGGTATTTCCCCTTGCTCATGCCGGTCTGGCATTGGCGACAACCCTATCGGCTTGTCTTAACGCCTTTCTGCTCTATCGTGGGCTGCGGCGGGAGCTCGTCTATGTGCCGGCGGATGGCTGGCCTCTGCTGATTCTGCGTGGTGCATTTGCCTCAATAGTGATGGGTGCCGTGCTCTTTTGGGGTGGTGGTGATCTGGACAGTTGGGTCTCAATGGAGACCTGGGAGCGGGTCATGCGGCTGTTTGAGTTGATTCTGGCAGGAGGGGCGGCCTATTTTGTGGTGCTCTTTGTTGTTGGTATCCGTCTCCGTCACTTTCGCGGTTCCGGCGTGGGTTGA
- the rpsT gene encoding 30S ribosomal protein S20, protein MANSAQARKRARQAETHRQHNAACRSNMRTHMKKVSNAIAAGSKEDASEAYKQALPVIDRMANQGLIHKNKAARHKSRLNTHIKAL, encoded by the coding sequence TTGGCCAACTCAGCACAAGCCCGCAAGCGCGCTCGTCAGGCAGAAACGCACCGTCAGCACAACGCTGCTTGCCGTAGCAACATGCGCACCCATATGAAGAAGGTGTCGAATGCGATCGCAGCCGGCTCCAAGGAAGACGCTTCCGAAGCCTATAAACAGGCGCTACCGGTAATCGACCGTATGGCAAATCAGGGCCTGATCCACAAGAATAAGGCCGCCCGCCACAAAAGCCGTCTCAATACGCATATCAAGGCACTGTAG